The Budorcas taxicolor isolate Tak-1 chromosome 2, Takin1.1, whole genome shotgun sequence genome window below encodes:
- the LOC128043247 gene encoding uncharacterized protein LOC128043247 isoform X1 → MCFAKVVTRRDEGRVDLTSQLPPVPAPPGSAPALLTAPRTAASVPPSLGTGVTAGESESEVPHDQASLRSMLYNCVDDFCDKMGNEPEEAQMEAALAETEEELSKDVCEFIEDHIQENLPESLQESSPLLQQARQEVRRRIQRRSVSTSLEIQNPEEPSVSTSLEVQNPEESIWARALRRFQGILRSLQQRCWDVLTWLGEMAAACLQAISSAVIAILGALMNFCFPVGHLFRFSIQV, encoded by the exons ATGTGTTTTGCTAAGGTGGTGACAAGGAGAGATGAGGGGAGAGTGGACCTGACTTCTCAGTTGCCGCCTGTGCCGGCCCCCCCTGGCTCAGCCCCAGCCCTGCTGACTGCTCCGCGCACAGCAGCCTCTGTCCCACCCTCCCTGGGCACTGGGGTGACCgcaggggaaagtgaaagt GAAGTCCCACATgaccaggcttctctgaggagcATGCTG TACAACTGTGTGGATGATTTCTGTGATAAGATGGGAAATGAACCAGAAGAAGCACAG ATGGAGGCAGCCCTAGCAGAGACGGAG GAGGAACTCAGCAAGGATGTCTGTGAATTCATAGAAGATCACATTCAAGAGAACCTTCCC GAATCCCTGCAGGAGTCCAGTCCCTTGCTTCAGCAAGCACGGCAAGAAGTACGCCGCAGAATCCAGAGACGCTCAGTCTCTACCTCTCTGGAGATCCAGAATCCTGAAGAACCCTCAGTCTCTACCTCTCTGGAGGTCCAGAATCCGGAAGAAAGCATATGGGCCAGAGCCCTGCGGCGGTTCCAAGGCATTCTgcggagtctccagcagaggtgttGGGATGTGCTGACCTGGCTGGGGGAGATGGCGGCGGCCTGCCTACAGGCCATTTCCAGTGCAGTGATAGCCATCTTGGGAGCGCTGATGAATTTCTGCTTCCCTGTGGGGCACCTCTTCAGATTCTCCATCCAGGTTTAG
- the LOC128043247 gene encoding uncharacterized protein LOC128043247 isoform X2, with protein MCFAKVVTRRDEGRVDLTSQLPPVPAPPGSAPALLTAPRTAASVPPSLGTGVTAGESESYNCVDDFCDKMGNEPEEAQMEAALAETEEELSKDVCEFIEDHIQENLPESLQESSPLLQQARQEVRRRIQRRSVSTSLEIQNPEEPSVSTSLEVQNPEESIWARALRRFQGILRSLQQRCWDVLTWLGEMAAACLQAISSAVIAILGALMNFCFPVGHLFRFSIQV; from the exons ATGTGTTTTGCTAAGGTGGTGACAAGGAGAGATGAGGGGAGAGTGGACCTGACTTCTCAGTTGCCGCCTGTGCCGGCCCCCCCTGGCTCAGCCCCAGCCCTGCTGACTGCTCCGCGCACAGCAGCCTCTGTCCCACCCTCCCTGGGCACTGGGGTGACCgcaggggaaagtgaaagt TACAACTGTGTGGATGATTTCTGTGATAAGATGGGAAATGAACCAGAAGAAGCACAG ATGGAGGCAGCCCTAGCAGAGACGGAG GAGGAACTCAGCAAGGATGTCTGTGAATTCATAGAAGATCACATTCAAGAGAACCTTCCC GAATCCCTGCAGGAGTCCAGTCCCTTGCTTCAGCAAGCACGGCAAGAAGTACGCCGCAGAATCCAGAGACGCTCAGTCTCTACCTCTCTGGAGATCCAGAATCCTGAAGAACCCTCAGTCTCTACCTCTCTGGAGGTCCAGAATCCGGAAGAAAGCATATGGGCCAGAGCCCTGCGGCGGTTCCAAGGCATTCTgcggagtctccagcagaggtgttGGGATGTGCTGACCTGGCTGGGGGAGATGGCGGCGGCCTGCCTACAGGCCATTTCCAGTGCAGTGATAGCCATCTTGGGAGCGCTGATGAATTTCTGCTTCCCTGTGGGGCACCTCTTCAGATTCTCCATCCAGGTTTAG